A stretch of Natronococcus sp. CG52 DNA encodes these proteins:
- a CDS encoding DMT family transporter: MSRYRNAALFLVLAVVWGSSFVAISAGLEHFPPVLFAALRYDIAGVAMLAYAMYAVDHWRPAGRGEWATVVVGAVLLIAAYHVFLFVGQQNTTAAAAAVLVSLSPVLTAGFARALVPSDALSAIGVVGVFVGLLGVAVVVQPDPSNLFATDAVAKFLVFCAAAAFALGSVLTRRIDASVPIETMEAWSMLGGALLMHLVSLALAEPVEPATWTDPEAIGALAYLALAASAFGFLLYFDLLERLGAVEINMVSYVAPIFTATVGWLYLGEVVDATTVAGFTLIAVGFVLVKRRALRQEVVAARRRRSGQ, translated from the coding sequence GTGAGCCGATATCGAAACGCCGCGCTCTTTCTCGTTCTCGCAGTCGTCTGGGGAAGTTCGTTCGTCGCGATCAGTGCGGGGCTCGAACACTTTCCGCCCGTGTTGTTCGCTGCACTCCGGTACGACATAGCGGGTGTAGCGATGCTCGCGTACGCGATGTATGCCGTCGATCACTGGCGACCCGCGGGACGGGGCGAGTGGGCGACAGTCGTCGTCGGGGCCGTCCTGTTGATCGCGGCCTACCACGTGTTCCTGTTCGTCGGCCAGCAGAACACGACGGCGGCGGCAGCCGCCGTGCTGGTGAGTCTCTCGCCGGTGTTGACCGCCGGGTTCGCGCGGGCCCTGGTTCCGTCCGACGCGCTCTCGGCTATCGGCGTCGTCGGCGTCTTCGTCGGGCTGCTCGGCGTCGCCGTCGTCGTCCAGCCGGATCCCTCGAACCTGTTCGCGACGGACGCCGTGGCGAAGTTCCTCGTCTTCTGTGCGGCGGCAGCGTTCGCGCTCGGAAGCGTCCTCACGCGGCGCATCGACGCGTCGGTCCCGATCGAGACGATGGAGGCCTGGTCGATGCTCGGCGGTGCTCTCCTGATGCACCTCGTGAGTCTCGCGCTCGCCGAACCGGTCGAGCCGGCAACCTGGACCGATCCCGAGGCGATCGGGGCGCTGGCGTACCTGGCGCTGGCCGCGAGCGCGTTCGGCTTCCTGCTCTACTTCGACCTGCTCGAGCGACTCGGCGCGGTGGAGATCAACATGGTCTCCTACGTCGCCCCGATATTCACGGCGACCGTCGGTTGGCTCTACCTCGGCGAGGTCGTCGATGCGACGACGGTCGCCGGTTTCACGCTGATCGCCGTCGGCTTCGTTCTCGTAAAGCGCCGCGCGCTCCGTCAGGAGGTCGTCGCTGCCAGGCGGCGTCGCTCCGGGCAGTGA
- a CDS encoding DUF7344 domain-containing protein, with protein MKQTTHSRMEAACSLLAESKRRYLLYQLAEDRRGNLEEIVSRIAAWERDDTDESLGSDHRQRIYVSLAHNHLPRLADYDIIDYDLRSGDVVLKEGFDDIRPLLEQFKQTEEKPEIRERPLL; from the coding sequence ATGAAGCAGACGACCCACTCTCGTATGGAGGCCGCATGTTCGCTGTTAGCCGAGTCTAAGCGCCGATATCTGCTCTACCAGCTCGCGGAGGACCGGCGCGGAAACCTCGAGGAGATCGTCTCTCGGATCGCCGCGTGGGAGCGCGACGACACCGACGAGTCGCTCGGCTCCGACCACAGACAGCGCATCTACGTCTCGCTCGCCCACAACCACCTGCCGCGGCTCGCGGACTACGACATCATCGACTACGACCTGCGAAGCGGTGACGTCGTGCTCAAGGAAGGGTTCGACGACATTCGACCGCTGCTCGAGCAGTTCAAACAGACCGAAGAGAAGCCCGAAATCCGGGAACGGCCGCTGCTCTAG
- a CDS encoding ABC transporter ATP-binding protein produces the protein MSTDRSEQPLVRVDDLQKYFWEQDSLLDQLLGADPVPVRAVDGVSFEIREGETLGLVGESGCGKSTTGETVLRLQEPTDGRVEFDGNNVYDLSGSELTDFRREAQVVFQDPFSSLDPRMTIGETVQQPLDVHEIGTESERRERVRNLLERVGLSADQLERYPHEFSGGQRQRIGIARALALEPEFIVLDEPTSALDVSVQAQVLNLLDDLQAEFDLTYLLISHDLSVIRHVCDRVAVMYLGEIVEIAPVEELFDDPKHPYTQALLESVPRAATGERDRDRETLSGDVPSPRDPPSGCRFRTRCPRVIPPEDLEIDQDTYRELMTLRERVERRDISLETVGDEGRFGFEDGTVPGEDVPAFTDALQDRLLDAELPAAHDEIVSRALSELAKGNWDEAAAQLRAEYESVCERRNPGLGNGGHPAACHLYGEAADRHEGTEPLQ, from the coding sequence GTGAGCACCGACCGATCGGAGCAGCCGCTCGTCCGCGTCGACGACCTCCAGAAGTACTTCTGGGAGCAGGACTCGCTCCTGGATCAGCTGCTGGGCGCTGACCCGGTCCCGGTTCGAGCGGTCGACGGCGTCAGCTTCGAGATCAGGGAGGGAGAGACCCTCGGCCTGGTCGGCGAGTCCGGCTGTGGCAAGTCGACCACGGGCGAGACGGTCCTGCGACTTCAGGAACCGACGGACGGCCGGGTCGAATTCGACGGCAACAACGTCTACGATCTCTCCGGGAGCGAACTCACCGACTTCCGGCGGGAAGCGCAGGTCGTCTTCCAGGACCCGTTCTCGAGTCTCGATCCCCGGATGACGATCGGCGAAACCGTCCAGCAGCCGCTCGATGTCCACGAGATCGGCACCGAGAGCGAACGGCGCGAACGGGTTCGGAACCTCCTCGAGCGCGTCGGCCTCTCGGCCGACCAGCTCGAGCGCTACCCTCACGAGTTCTCCGGCGGACAGCGCCAGCGCATCGGTATCGCCCGCGCGCTCGCGCTCGAGCCGGAGTTTATCGTCCTCGACGAGCCGACGTCGGCGCTCGACGTTTCGGTCCAGGCGCAGGTGTTGAACCTGCTCGACGACCTGCAAGCGGAGTTCGATCTCACCTACCTGCTGATCAGCCACGACCTCTCCGTGATCCGCCACGTCTGCGACCGCGTCGCCGTGATGTACCTCGGCGAGATCGTCGAGATCGCCCCCGTCGAGGAACTCTTCGACGATCCGAAACACCCCTACACGCAGGCGCTGCTCGAGAGCGTTCCGCGCGCGGCGACCGGCGAGCGAGACCGCGATCGGGAGACGCTCTCCGGCGACGTCCCCTCGCCCCGGGACCCGCCGAGCGGCTGCCGATTCCGGACCCGGTGTCCGAGGGTCATCCCGCCCGAAGACCTCGAGATCGACCAGGACACCTACCGCGAACTGATGACGCTGCGCGAGCGCGTCGAGCGTCGCGACATCTCGCTGGAGACGGTGGGCGACGAGGGCCGGTTCGGGTTCGAGGACGGTACCGTCCCCGGCGAGGACGTACCCGCGTTTACCGATGCCCTTCAGGACCGACTACTCGACGCGGAGCTCCCCGCAGCGCACGACGAGATAGTCAGTCGGGCGCTGTCGGAACTGGCGAAGGGAAACTGGGACGAAGCCGCCGCGCAGTTGCGCGCGGAGTACGAGAGCGTCTGTGAGCGACGGAATCCCGGCCTCGGAAACGGGGGTCACCCGGCCGCCTGTCACCTCTACGGCGAGGCGGCCGACCGGCACGAAGGGACGGAACCGCTGCAGTAG
- a CDS encoding ABC transporter ATP-binding protein → MTENILQVRDLSTRFFTQEGQINAVSDFDLTIERGEVFGIVGESGSGKSVTARSIMDLIEPPGEITAGEIRYRNADFAEDVADDYPDAVDGEFVNLLELPEGVRRSLRGTSFSMIFQDPESSFNPTLTVGEQLAEAVEVQRRASARPRSTRARTESDEYSLGSLMLSTVLPSKKYISEESRERAIELLELVGIPDPVERADEYPHEYSGGMLQRAMIAQALAGEPDVLVADEPTTALDVTIQAQVLDLLDELQEETGMTILLITHNLGVIARMCDRVGVMYAGEIVERGTLTDVFDDYVHPYTEGLLGSVPDLEGAADRLQPIPGNVPSLVDEEMGDRCYFADRCPKAMEDCLDHPPAFEASGSEDHEVRCVLAEREYSEQRALPSDYFDESERAAADKHADPDETEDDIQPERAQPPVEDSGGGRL, encoded by the coding sequence ATGACAGAGAATATACTTCAGGTACGCGACCTTTCGACGCGGTTTTTCACGCAAGAGGGACAGATAAACGCGGTCTCGGACTTCGATCTGACGATCGAACGGGGAGAGGTCTTCGGGATCGTCGGCGAAAGCGGCAGCGGCAAGAGTGTTACCGCCCGATCGATCATGGACCTGATCGAACCGCCGGGGGAGATCACCGCCGGGGAGATCCGATACCGGAACGCCGATTTCGCCGAGGACGTCGCGGACGACTATCCAGACGCAGTCGACGGGGAGTTCGTGAACCTGCTCGAGCTTCCCGAAGGCGTCAGGCGGTCGCTCCGGGGAACGTCGTTCAGCATGATCTTTCAGGACCCGGAGAGCAGCTTCAATCCGACGCTCACCGTCGGCGAGCAACTCGCCGAAGCCGTCGAGGTCCAGCGGCGAGCCAGCGCCCGGCCGCGATCGACTCGCGCTCGGACCGAGTCCGACGAGTACTCGCTGGGCTCGCTCATGCTCTCGACGGTGTTACCATCCAAGAAGTACATCAGCGAGGAGAGCCGCGAGCGAGCGATCGAGCTACTGGAGCTCGTCGGAATCCCCGACCCCGTCGAACGCGCCGACGAGTACCCCCACGAGTACTCCGGCGGGATGCTTCAGCGGGCGATGATCGCGCAGGCGCTCGCCGGCGAACCGGACGTCCTGGTCGCCGACGAGCCGACGACGGCGCTCGACGTGACCATTCAGGCCCAGGTGCTCGACCTCCTCGACGAACTCCAGGAGGAAACCGGAATGACGATCCTGCTGATCACGCACAACCTGGGGGTCATCGCGCGCATGTGCGACAGGGTCGGCGTGATGTACGCCGGTGAAATAGTCGAACGGGGGACGCTGACGGACGTTTTCGACGACTACGTCCACCCGTATACGGAAGGACTGCTCGGCTCGGTACCCGACCTCGAGGGAGCCGCCGACAGGCTCCAGCCGATCCCCGGTAACGTTCCGAGTCTGGTCGACGAGGAGATGGGCGACCGGTGTTACTTCGCCGATCGGTGTCCGAAGGCCATGGAAGACTGTCTCGACCATCCGCCGGCGTTCGAGGCGTCGGGAAGCGAGGATCACGAAGTCCGGTGTGTGCTCGCGGAGCGGGAGTACAGCGAGCAGCGGGCGCTTCCGTCGGACTACTTCGACGAGTCCGAGCGGGCCGCCGCAGACAAACACGCCGATCCGGACGAGACAGAGGACGACATCCAGCCCGAGCGAGCGCAGCCGCCCGTCGAGGACTCGGGAGGTGGTCGACTGTGA
- a CDS encoding ABC transporter permease: MISDRVKSNLKQTFSESLLPKLGLLLLVSIVFMAIFAPVLATHDPSRTGHYDEQGAEYPPLGHEYTTQIPEDGDLVEMTVEPTTEHVLGTNNVGQDVYSRFLYGARVSLLVGILGTSMALAIGVPVGLVAGYYGGRVDDGLMRIADTMLAFPALVLALALIGVFGSSPVMVPDPIVMAGFADGMPESIPIPGTVTIVVALVTWVWFARVARGEALSIRNEEYVKAARSFGTSDGTILLKHVLPNSLTPIIVLATIQVAVIILLEASLAYLGFSGTTLSWGYEIERGQDVLRTRPWVSMLPGIGIVLTVIGVNLLGDWFRDALDPNIEGEGR, encoded by the coding sequence ATGATCTCGGACCGAGTCAAGTCGAATCTGAAACAGACGTTTTCCGAGAGTTTGCTCCCGAAACTCGGACTGCTGCTGTTGGTCTCCATCGTCTTCATGGCGATCTTCGCGCCGGTTCTGGCCACCCACGATCCGTCGCGGACGGGACACTACGACGAACAGGGAGCGGAGTATCCGCCGCTCGGACACGAATACACGACGCAGATCCCGGAGGACGGTGATCTCGTCGAGATGACGGTCGAGCCGACCACCGAGCACGTCCTCGGAACGAACAACGTCGGACAGGACGTCTACTCGCGGTTCCTCTACGGAGCGCGGGTATCGCTGCTCGTCGGGATCCTCGGAACGAGTATGGCACTGGCGATCGGTGTCCCGGTCGGGCTCGTCGCGGGATACTACGGCGGGCGAGTCGACGACGGACTGATGCGTATCGCGGACACCATGCTCGCGTTTCCGGCGCTCGTACTCGCACTGGCCCTGATCGGCGTGTTCGGATCGTCGCCGGTCATGGTTCCCGACCCGATAGTGATGGCCGGTTTCGCCGACGGAATGCCCGAATCCATCCCGATCCCCGGAACGGTGACCATCGTCGTCGCGCTCGTCACCTGGGTCTGGTTCGCACGCGTCGCTCGCGGCGAGGCGCTGTCGATTCGCAACGAAGAGTACGTCAAGGCGGCTCGGAGCTTCGGAACGAGCGACGGGACGATTCTGCTCAAACACGTGCTCCCGAACAGTCTGACGCCGATAATCGTCCTCGCGACGATCCAGGTGGCGGTCATCATCCTGCTCGAGGCCTCGCTCGCGTATCTCGGGTTCTCCGGGACGACGCTCTCGTGGGGGTACGAGATCGAGCGAGGACAGGACGTTCTCAGGACTCGGCCGTGGGTTTCGATGCTCCCGGGGATCGGGATCGTCCTGACGGTGATCGGCGTCAATCTACTCGGCGACTGGTTCCGCGACGCACTGGATCCGAACATCGAGGGTGAGGGACGATGA
- a CDS encoding ABC transporter permease, with protein MTMGKFLVRRILQGVFVIWGVITIMFGLRAVSPGDPATLMLGEGATQELIEHVREQEGLNEPIYVQYFDYIQGMVVGDFGYSWRSNRQVEAMVIERVPATIELAIAATIVAVVIAIPLGVISATRRNEASDYGATLFSLLGISTPNFWLGLMLILLLGVWAGLFPTGRRPVGFAEAVVTLVRYGSVYDLLVWLKYITLPAITLGTYFTALITRLTRSGMVDELGKPYVTASRAKGLPSVLIRYKHVLRNTMIPIITVLGLQMGTLMGGAVITETVFNWPGLGLRLIDALDARDWPLMQGIVVFIAIAFVSINIVVDALYTSLDPQVREE; from the coding sequence ATGACGATGGGGAAGTTCCTCGTACGGCGGATACTCCAGGGTGTGTTCGTCATCTGGGGTGTGATCACGATCATGTTCGGGCTCCGAGCGGTATCACCCGGCGATCCGGCGACACTGATGCTCGGGGAGGGAGCGACGCAGGAGCTCATCGAGCACGTCCGCGAACAGGAGGGGCTGAACGAGCCGATCTACGTCCAGTACTTCGACTATATCCAGGGAATGGTCGTCGGCGACTTCGGCTACTCCTGGCGGTCCAACAGGCAAGTCGAGGCGATGGTGATAGAGCGCGTTCCGGCGACGATCGAACTCGCGATAGCCGCGACGATCGTCGCGGTCGTCATCGCGATCCCGCTGGGCGTGATCTCGGCGACGCGGCGGAACGAGGCCTCAGACTACGGGGCGACGCTGTTCTCGCTGCTCGGCATCTCGACGCCCAACTTCTGGCTCGGACTCATGCTGATCTTGCTGCTGGGCGTGTGGGCCGGTCTCTTCCCGACCGGCCGGCGGCCGGTCGGATTCGCCGAGGCCGTCGTGACGCTCGTTCGGTACGGCTCGGTCTACGATCTGCTCGTCTGGTTGAAATACATCACGCTGCCGGCGATTACGCTCGGAACGTACTTCACCGCGCTTATCACCCGCCTCACCCGGAGCGGTATGGTTGACGAGCTCGGGAAACCCTACGTCACGGCGAGCCGGGCGAAAGGATTACCGTCGGTGCTGATCCGGTACAAACACGTGTTGCGGAACACGATGATCCCGATAATCACCGTCCTCGGACTGCAGATGGGGACCCTGATGGGCGGTGCGGTCATCACGGAAACGGTGTTCAACTGGCCGGGACTCGGGCTCCGCCTCATCGACGCGCTGGACGCGCGAGACTGGCCGCTCATGCAGGGGATCGTCGTGTTCATCGCCATCGCGTTCGTGTCGATCAATATCGTCGTCGACGCGCTGTACACCTCCCTCGATCCGCAGGTGAGAGAAGAATGA
- a CDS encoding ABC transporter substrate-binding protein, protein MKGANRHSIDRRTLLKITGAAGATTGLGAIAGCLDDPDGGDDGDGENEITITLSQFPDTIDPLDHITGDYFDVYDHIYEPLFDFEPGEGIFARVVEDWEIQEGEGATELYLRDDVVFHNGDDLTAEDVAWTIERTVDPDMGVVSDIGSYGLGSIEGAEALDETTVEIQYGAAPGLAEFEFGNYARALNMEWAIDNYDAENEAISGADPEDFNGTGPYEVVDFTSGEEIVLQRFDDYWGDEPPFERVTFNADGESSGRVAALETAETDLTINILPEDVATVQDADDVEIREVTSFRNIFCPMKNTVEPFDSQEFRQAMNYAVDNEGIVDSVLSGYGEARGQPVAPGINGFNDEIEPYEQDIGTAESLVEESGYGGAEIELVVPQGRYLNDAQVGETVADQIDQLDNVSCEASIEDFGVVSDANSAGVDPDGFEIPFYLIGWGTITGDTDYGVQGFFTIPDNEARTFDDEELSDAILESQQIEDPDDRREQLEEVNRLAREKAPFLFLHTQESIYGVREDIQWDPREDETVYIWGMEQ, encoded by the coding sequence ATGAAGGGTGCCAACAGACACAGTATCGATCGGCGGACGCTGCTGAAAATCACCGGCGCTGCTGGAGCAACGACAGGGCTGGGCGCGATCGCCGGCTGTTTAGACGATCCCGACGGGGGAGACGACGGCGACGGCGAGAACGAGATTACGATCACGCTGTCGCAGTTTCCGGACACCATCGATCCGCTCGATCACATTACCGGGGACTACTTCGACGTGTACGACCACATCTACGAGCCGTTGTTCGATTTCGAACCCGGCGAGGGAATCTTCGCGCGCGTCGTCGAGGACTGGGAAATCCAGGAGGGTGAGGGCGCGACCGAGCTTTACCTGCGGGACGACGTGGTGTTCCACAACGGCGACGACCTGACCGCGGAGGACGTTGCGTGGACGATCGAACGGACGGTCGATCCGGACATGGGCGTCGTCAGCGACATCGGCTCGTACGGACTCGGCTCGATCGAGGGTGCGGAGGCTCTCGACGAGACGACGGTCGAGATCCAGTACGGTGCGGCGCCGGGCCTTGCGGAGTTCGAGTTCGGTAACTACGCACGTGCGCTCAACATGGAGTGGGCGATCGACAATTACGACGCCGAGAACGAGGCGATCTCCGGCGCTGACCCTGAGGACTTCAACGGAACGGGGCCGTACGAGGTCGTCGACTTCACCTCCGGTGAGGAAATCGTCCTCCAGCGGTTCGACGACTACTGGGGCGACGAACCGCCGTTCGAGCGCGTGACGTTCAACGCGGACGGCGAATCCAGCGGTCGAGTCGCGGCACTCGAGACGGCCGAGACCGACCTCACGATCAACATCCTGCCGGAGGACGTCGCGACCGTTCAGGACGCCGACGACGTCGAGATCAGGGAGGTGACGAGCTTCCGGAACATCTTCTGCCCGATGAAGAACACGGTCGAGCCGTTCGACAGCCAGGAGTTCCGGCAGGCGATGAACTACGCCGTCGACAACGAGGGGATCGTCGATTCGGTGCTCAGCGGGTACGGCGAAGCGAGAGGACAGCCGGTTGCGCCCGGAATCAACGGCTTCAACGACGAGATCGAACCCTACGAACAGGATATCGGCACGGCCGAGAGCCTCGTCGAGGAGAGCGGCTACGGCGGCGCGGAGATCGAACTAGTCGTGCCACAGGGTCGGTACCTCAACGACGCTCAAGTCGGCGAGACGGTCGCCGATCAGATCGACCAGCTCGACAACGTCAGCTGTGAGGCGAGCATCGAAGACTTCGGCGTCGTCTCGGACGCGAACTCGGCTGGGGTCGATCCCGACGGATTCGAGATCCCGTTCTACCTGATCGGGTGGGGTACCATTACCGGCGACACCGACTACGGGGTACAGGGCTTCTTTACCATCCCCGACAACGAGGCCCGGACGTTCGACGACGAGGAGCTCAGCGACGCGATCCTGGAGAGCCAGCAGATCGAGGATCCGGACGATCGACGCGAGCAACTCGAGGAAGTCAACCGACTGGCCCGAGAGAAGGCGCCGTTCCTGTTCCTCCACACCCAGGAGAGTATCTACGGCGTCAGAGAGGACATCCAGTGGGACCCTCGCGAAGACGAAACGGTCTACATCTGGGGAATGGAGCAGTAG
- a CDS encoding ribonuclease H family protein, translated as MAAHGRSALRDLFDESPTPHIAHPPRTHHRDFYVATDGSFRESGGGLGAVIETRDGTRVARIATTDTPPDNNVAEYRALHLGLDVLAARAPRDARVGVLVDHDALASNVNNIVLATGHPDRKPPRPVSVPAATRYHWRGIQARLNGFAEIRAARIDSDQNPAHPLANAPTQYQHVNREADRCVLPEPPEATAATEFPPPSRADRNGGGGRASD; from the coding sequence ATGGCCGCTCACGGCCGGTCTGCCCTGCGGGACCTGTTCGACGAGTCGCCTACGCCGCACATTGCCCATCCTCCGCGCACCCATCACCGTGACTTCTACGTCGCTACCGACGGGTCGTTCCGCGAGTCGGGCGGTGGCCTAGGCGCCGTCATCGAAACGCGCGACGGCACCCGTGTCGCTCGTATCGCGACCACGGACACGCCGCCGGACAACAACGTTGCCGAGTACCGGGCGCTCCACCTCGGGTTGGACGTACTCGCCGCTCGAGCGCCGCGAGACGCCCGCGTCGGCGTCCTCGTCGACCACGACGCGCTCGCCAGCAACGTCAACAACATCGTCCTCGCGACCGGACACCCGGATCGAAAGCCGCCGCGCCCGGTCTCGGTGCCGGCGGCGACGCGCTATCACTGGCGCGGGATTCAGGCCCGACTCAACGGCTTCGCGGAGATTCGAGCCGCCCGGATCGACAGCGACCAGAACCCCGCACACCCGCTCGCGAACGCCCCGACCCAGTACCAGCACGTAAACCGGGAGGCCGACCGCTGTGTCCTCCCGGAGCCGCCGGAGGCGACGGCGGCGACCGAGTTCCCGCCACCGTCTCGAGCCGACCGCAACGGTGGCGGCGGCCGAGCCTCCGACTGA
- a CDS encoding DUF2240 family protein, producing MSLRVAAAAPFIQNGSRRLQENEFVVALSLDRDWFSPDQAKRLIDVAVQEGLLEHEGGELVAAFDPAEVTIPDEFVPEEDLLQGRSAFERVLDALVAEGMEKHDAVGAINALQQELGITIEAAAVVYARREGIDVEDLAPVARSALIEER from the coding sequence ATGAGTCTTCGCGTCGCCGCTGCCGCCCCGTTCATCCAGAACGGGAGTCGTCGGCTGCAGGAAAACGAGTTCGTCGTCGCCCTCTCGCTCGACCGCGACTGGTTCTCCCCCGATCAGGCGAAGCGACTGATCGACGTCGCAGTCCAGGAGGGACTGCTCGAGCACGAGGGCGGCGAACTCGTGGCCGCGTTCGATCCCGCCGAGGTGACGATCCCGGACGAGTTCGTTCCGGAGGAGGACCTCCTGCAGGGACGGTCGGCGTTCGAGCGCGTTCTCGACGCGCTCGTCGCCGAGGGAATGGAGAAACACGACGCCGTCGGCGCGATAAACGCCCTCCAGCAGGAACTCGGAATCACGATCGAGGCCGCGGCGGTCGTCTACGCCCGCCGCGAGGGGATCGACGTCGAGGATCTCGCCCCCGTCGCGCGGTCCGCGCTGATCGAAGAGCGTTAG
- a CDS encoding HAD family hydrolase, translated as MLQAVVFDLDYTLAVPQQDRATILEDAANAVGAPELSRSAYLDAHRRNLTRETREPIFEELLADRDTDADPAEVAAAYRNEIAAALEPLPGVESMLAELGDEYRIGLLTNGPVRAQRDKLSTLGWEDAFDAALVTGELEAGKPDPRAFEAITDALDVDPEAAVYVGDEVEADIRGATGAGMAAIQVLLEGGPEPDPRAVAHVEQADVSTAVPSVIAELAGTAHSVGS; from the coding sequence ATGTTACAGGCGGTCGTCTTCGACCTCGATTACACGCTCGCAGTTCCACAGCAGGACCGAGCGACGATCCTCGAAGACGCAGCGAACGCCGTCGGTGCGCCGGAACTCTCACGAAGCGCGTACCTCGACGCCCACCGCCGAAACCTCACTCGAGAGACGCGCGAGCCGATCTTCGAGGAGTTGCTCGCCGACCGCGACACCGACGCCGACCCGGCGGAGGTCGCCGCGGCCTACCGCAACGAGATCGCGGCGGCCCTCGAGCCGCTACCCGGTGTCGAATCGATGCTCGCGGAACTCGGCGACGAGTATCGGATCGGGCTGCTGACGAACGGCCCCGTTCGCGCCCAGCGGGACAAACTGTCGACGCTCGGGTGGGAGGACGCCTTCGACGCGGCGCTGGTGACGGGCGAACTCGAGGCCGGAAAGCCCGATCCTCGCGCGTTCGAGGCGATCACCGACGCCCTCGACGTCGATCCCGAGGCCGCGGTGTACGTCGGCGACGAGGTCGAGGCCGATATTCGCGGCGCGACGGGCGCCGGGATGGCCGCGATTCAGGTGCTGCTCGAGGGCGGCCCCGAACCGGATCCGCGCGCCGTCGCCCACGTCGAGCAGGCGGACGTCTCGACCGCCGTCCCGTCGGTGATCGCCGAACTCGCCGGGACGGCCCACAGCGTCGGCTCGTAG
- a CDS encoding cation:proton antiporter, which yields MAAESTALIDVGILFAAVALAGLIANKINQSVIPFYILIGTVLGEYVLGRADFPALLGTDTVPHGAELALLETDFIYLGAELGIVLLLFFLGLEFNLDRLIAAKERIGKAGTVDLIVNFGIGLVLGYAVFGSFLPAFLTAGIVYISSSAIITKSLIDLGWIANDEADPMLGTLVYEDLFIAVYLAIASALVLGGGDIGEAAGQIGIAMGFILVLLLLVYVGTAWFQRSLETDSHEFVVLRALGITILISGAALALGVSEAVAAFFVGMAFSSTDHVHELENLLEPLRDTFAAIFFFWIGLITDPTLFIDVLGLIALAAVLTTPTKLVSGYLGGRIYDLDERRSVRVGLGMTTRGEFSLIIASIALAGAGTGLVEGTAETIYAFAVGYVLLMSILGTTLMQYADRIEDAVVPLLESEAEPTPQPSDD from the coding sequence GTGGCAGCTGAATCGACCGCGCTGATCGACGTCGGGATCCTGTTCGCGGCCGTCGCACTGGCGGGGCTTATCGCGAACAAGATCAACCAATCCGTCATCCCGTTCTACATTCTCATCGGGACGGTGCTCGGCGAGTACGTCCTCGGCCGGGCCGACTTTCCGGCACTGCTCGGCACGGATACGGTTCCACACGGAGCGGAACTCGCCCTCCTCGAGACGGATTTCATCTACCTCGGGGCCGAACTCGGGATCGTCCTCCTGTTGTTCTTTCTGGGCCTCGAGTTCAACCTCGACCGGCTGATCGCCGCCAAAGAGCGGATCGGCAAGGCGGGGACGGTCGACCTGATCGTCAACTTCGGGATCGGCCTGGTGCTCGGATACGCCGTCTTCGGGTCGTTCCTCCCCGCGTTTCTCACCGCCGGGATCGTCTACATCTCCTCGAGCGCGATCATCACGAAGTCGCTGATCGACCTCGGCTGGATCGCCAACGACGAGGCCGACCCGATGCTCGGCACGCTCGTCTACGAGGACCTCTTCATCGCCGTCTACCTGGCGATCGCGTCCGCGCTCGTCCTCGGCGGCGGCGATATCGGCGAGGCGGCCGGCCAGATCGGCATCGCGATGGGATTTATCCTCGTGTTGCTCCTGCTCGTCTACGTCGGGACCGCCTGGTTCCAGCGCAGCCTCGAGACCGACTCCCACGAGTTCGTCGTGCTTCGCGCGCTCGGCATCACCATCCTCATCTCGGGGGCCGCGCTCGCACTCGGCGTCAGCGAGGCTGTCGCGGCCTTCTTCGTCGGGATGGCGTTCTCCTCGACCGACCACGTGCACGAACTCGAGAACCTGCTCGAGCCGCTTCGCGACACGTTCGCGGCGATCTTCTTCTTCTGGATCGGCCTGATCACCGATCCGACGCTGTTCATCGACGTGCTGGGGCTCATCGCGCTCGCCGCGGTGCTGACGACACCGACGAAACTCGTCAGCGGCTACCTCGGCGGCCGAATCTACGACCTCGACGAGCGCCGCTCCGTGCGGGTCGGACTCGGCATGACGACGCGCGGCGAGTTCTCGCTCATCATCGCGAGTATCGCGCTCGCGGGCGCCGGGACCGGACTCGTCGAGGGGACGGCCGAAACGATCTACGCCTTCGCCGTCGGCTACGTGCTGCTCATGAGCATTCTCGGCACGACGCTCATGCAGTACGCCGACCGGATCGAGGACGCCGTCGTCCCGCTACTCGAGAGCGAGGCGGAGCCGACGCCCCAGCCGAGCGACGACTGA